Proteins encoded within one genomic window of Cucumis sativus cultivar 9930 chromosome 3, Cucumber_9930_V3, whole genome shotgun sequence:
- the LOC101213057 gene encoding dof zinc finger protein DOF1.7: MQDPSTFQPIKPQFPEQEQLKCPRCDSTNTKFCYYNNYNLSQPRHFCKNCRRYWTKGGALRNIPVGGGTRKNSKRAVAATVKRPPSSTSSTHPNTITVPDHNPIRGYGGGLDIPGSFSSLLASNGQFGNLLEGVDPNQSEVKMVELGEFSGSGRKSAAEEQSAGVPENYLGVLQNGDSNCWNGGGSNGWPDLAIFTPGSSYQ, translated from the coding sequence atgcAAGACCCATCAACGTTTCAGCCAATTAAACCACAATTTCCGGAACAAGAACAACTTAAGTGTCCTCGTTGTGATTCTACAAACACCAAATTTTGCTATTACAATAACTATAATCTTTCTCAGCCTCGTCATTTCTGTAAGAATTGCCGCCGCTATTGGACTAAAGGCGGCGCTCTTCGCAACATCCCCGTCGGCGGTGGCACCCGGAAAAACTCCAAGCGTGCGGTGGCTGCCACCGTCAAACGCCCGCCGTCTTCCACATCTTCGACGCATCCGAACACGATCACGGTGCCGGATCATAACCCGATCCGGGGTTACGGCGGTGGGCTGGATATTCCTGGGAGCTTCAGTTCGTTGCTGGCTTCAAATGGGCAATTCGGGAATCTTTTGGAGGGTGTTGATCCGAATCAATCGGAGGTGAAAATGGTGGAATTGGGGGAATTTTCTGGGTCTGGGAGGAAATCTGCGGCGGAGGAACAGAGCGCCGGCGTGCCAGAGAATTATTTGGGTGTTTTACAAAATGGTGATTCTAATTGTTGGAATGGCGGGGGTAGTAATGGGTGGCCTGATCTTGCGATTTTCACACCAGGGTCAAGTTATCAATAA
- the LOC101213301 gene encoding glutamate receptor 2.7 isoform X1 has translation MTFRGNSQFDLTNSSPQDYFSDLCSVSTHVNGPTPWLKKFPQFFSSFQFHLHFTLPIKSFDELRFHRPSLNETPFEAFLSSAMESLSIFSTFIIFLSLCFGLRAFSVMADDEAVTVKVGLVLDSDSSIGKMGVSYMEMALSDFYESHRNYKTRLALFAKNSMEDVIEATAAAIELINKEEVEAIVGPQNSMQAAFMADLGKKSQVPIISFSVTTPSLNPHRNPYFFRASQIDSSQAKPIAAIFEAFDWGQGVLIHSDDEYGEGFLPSMRDALGETNIRVAYETAIPQSASDDRIAKELYKLMTMQTRVFVVHMLPELGSRLFAMAKEIGMMGSGYVWIITDGMSNFLSRIDDSSMVAMSGALGVRTYIPRTEKLEAFQMRWRRKFEKEISELNIFGLRAYDAIFALAKAVESVGTTEFIFEKSNVSSKFTDLDNLGVSRNGPRLSEALSKTHFKGLAGDFRMVEMKLKSSTYEIINIRHEKNITVVGYWTPENGLTQTLDFMKTNSNTSVTNLSRIIWPGDDPNSFSFPKGWENPTNEKKLRIGIPVKSGVSKFVRARRDPVTGWTKRTGYSIDIFEAVIKTLPYAVLYEYVPFANATGAMAGSYDDLVNQVYSGVYDAVVGDVSIRESRSLHVDFTFPYSESSVSMVVLFRDIKNKKAWLFLKPLTLDLWLTSAFFFAFIGLVVWILEHRINEDFRGPPSHEIGTSFWFSFSTMVYAQREKVESNLARFVVIVWLFVVFILTQGYTASLTSLLTVQKLEPTFTDMKQLKEQKLNVGYPHGSFVQALLIAQGFDPSKLVNYNNMEHCGSLLLNRTIAAAFDEIPYLKVLTTTYCTNCTIVGSTIKSNGFGYVFPKGSQLGRDVSKGILNIMESGVLQEIEDKWFKGNISSPDPNSLISTTLGLESFWGLFLVIGAVSSSAIVIALANFLYEHRHVLKLSTISLWKRLLLLLEIFNEKDMSSPALRKKRQDETPEVKDVRFEPHPSPSCDSSYRNGGLSPCNFDDFHGDQNATPSNHHLSRE, from the exons ATGACGTTTCGCGGCAATTCTCAGTTCGACTTGACCAATTCCAGTCCACAAGACTATTTCTCCGACCTCTGTTCCGTGTCAACCCATGTCAATGGCCCAACACCATGGCTGAAGAAATTTCCTCAATTTTTCTCCTCGtttcaatttcatcttcatttcaCCCTACCCATCAAATCATTTGATGAGCTTCGGTTCCATAGGCCGTCATTGAATGAAACCCCTTTTGAAGCTTTTCTAAGCTCGGCAATGGAAAGCCTCTCCATCTTCTCAACTTTCATCATCTTCCTTTCACTCTGTTTTGGGCTTCGAGCTTTCTCTGTCATGGCGGATGATGAGGCTGTTACAGTGAAGGTCGGGCTCGTTCTTGACTCCGATTCGTCAATTGGGAAAATGGGGGTTAGTTATATGGAAATGGCTCTCTCTGACTTCTATGAATCTCATAGAAATTACAAGACCAGGTTGGCTCTGTTCGCCAAAAACTCCATGGAAGATGTTATTGAAGCTACTGCTGCAG CTATAGAGTTAATCAACAAGGAAGAGGTGGAAGCCATTGTTGGGCCACAGAATTCGATGCAAGCAGCTTTCATGGCTGATCTTGGGAAAAAATCTCAGGTACCCATAATATCATTTTCTGTTACAACTCCATCTTTAAATCCTCATCGGAATCCTTACTTTTTTCGGGCGTCCCAAATCGATTCATCCCAAGCAAAACCCATTGCCGCCATTTTTGAAGCCTTTGATTGGGGACAGGGGGTGCTCATTCACTCTGACGATGAATATGGCGAAGGGTTTTTGCCTTCCATGAGAGACGCCCTGGGAGAGACTAACATTCGAGTAGCTTACGAGACTGCGATTCCTCAATCTGCATCTGATGACAGAATCGCTAAAGAGCTTTACAAATTGATGACTATGCAAACAAGGGTTTTCGTTGTTCATATGTTACCAGAGCTTGGTTCTCGTCTTTTCGCCATGGCTAAGGAGATTGGGATGATGGGGTCGGGTTATGTTTGGATTATAACTGATGGGATGAGTAATTTTCTCTCTCGGATTGATGATTCCTCCATGGTAGCCATGAGTGGAGCTTTAGGTGTGAGGACTTACATTCCCAGAACAGAAAAACTTGAAGCTTTTCAGATGCGATGGAGAAggaaatttgagaaagaaatttcTGAACTGAATATATTTGGGTTACGAGCTTATGATGCTATTTTTGCTCTAGCTAAGGCTGTGGAGAGTGTTGGAACCACAGAGTTCATCTTTGAGAAGTCAAATGTTTCTAGCAAATTTACTGATCTTGACAATCTAGGGGTCTCTCGAAATGGTCCAAGGTTGTCTGAAGCATTGTCTAAAACACATTTCAAAGGGCTTGCAGGAGACTTCAGAATggttgaaatgaaattgaaatcatCAACTTATGAGATTATAAATATCCGTCATGAAAAGAATATTACGGTGGTTGGATACTGGACGCCAGAAAATGGTCTGACACAAACATTAGACTTCATGAAAACTAATTCAAACACTTCTGTTACTAATCTTAGCCGTATCATATGGCCAGGGGATGACCCCAATTCTTTCAGTTTCCCAAAAGGTTGGGAGAACccaacaaatgaaaagaagcTGAGAATAGGAATTCCAGTAAAATCTGGAGTCAGTAAATTTGTTAGAGCGAGAAGGGACCCAGTGACTGGCTGGACAAAGAGAACAGGGTATAGCATTGATATCTTCGAAGCTGTAATTAAAACACTACCGTATGCTGTTTTGTATGAGTACGTTCCATTTGCAAATGCTACAGGAGCAATGGCTGGTAGCTATGACGACTTGGTCAATCAAGTATACTCTGGG GTATATGATGCAGTCGTGGGAGACGTATCCATTAGAGAAAGTAGGTCCCTACATGTGGACTTCACATTCCCATACTCTGAATCTAGTGTATCGATGGTTGTACTATTTCGAGatatcaagaacaaaaaagcTTGGCTTTTCTTGAAGCCTTTGACATTGGACCTTTGGTTGACAAGTGCTTTCTTTTTTGCCTTTATTGGATTGGTCGTCTGGATTCTTGAGCACAGAATCAATGAAGATTTCAGAGGTCCCCCCTCGCACGAAATTGGGACAAGCTTCTGGTTTTCTTTCTCAACTATGGTTTATGCTCAAA GGGAGAAGGTGGAAAGCAACTTGGCTAGATTTGTGGTAATAGTTTGGCTGTTTGTGGTGTTCATATTGACTCAAGGTTACACGGCCAGTCTCACGTCTCTACTAACGGTTCAAAAACTAGAGCCAACTTTTACTGATATGAAACAGCTAAAGGAACAGAAGCTGAATGTTGGATACCCACATGGTTCTTTTGTTCAAGCATTGCTGATAGCTCAAGGTTTTGATCCATCCAAGCTtgtaaattataacaatatgGAACATTGTGGTTCATTGCTCTTAAATAGGACCATAGCTGCTGCCTTTGATGAAATACCTTATCTCAAGGTTCTTACAACAACATACTGCACCAATTGCACTATTGTCGGTTCCACGATTAAATCCAATGGCTTTGGCTAT GTTTTCCCCAAGGGGTCTCAACTCGGGCGCGATGTTTCGAAGGGAATACTTAATATAATGGAGAGTGGAGTTTTGCAAGAGATTGAAGACAAATGGTTTAAAGGCAACATCAGCAGTCCTGACCCCAATAGCTTGATTTCCACCACACTTGGTCTTGAAAGCTTTTGGGGGTTGTTTCTTGTTATAGGAGCTGTATCTTCATCTGCTATCGTTATAGCTCTGGCCAATTTTCTCTATGAACACAGACATGTCTTGAAACTCTCCACTATCTCATTGTGGAAAaggcttcttcttcttttggaaattttcAATGAGAAAGACATGAGTTCACCGGCATTGAGAAAGAAACGTCAAGACGAAACCCCAGAAGTTAAAGATGTCAGATTTGAACCCCATCCTAGCCCATCTTGTGATTCAAGCTACAGAAATGGAGGACTTTCACCTTGTAACTTCGATGATTTTCATGGTGATCAGAATGCAACTCCTAGCAATCACCATCTATCAAGGGAATAG
- the LOC101213301 gene encoding glutamate receptor 2.7 isoform X2: MTFRGNSQFDLTNSSPQDYFSDLCSVSTHVNGPTPWLKKFPQFFSSFQFHLHFTLPIKSFDELRFHRPSLNETPFEAFLSSAMESLSIFSTFIIFLSLCFGLRAFSVMADDEAVTVKVGLVLDSDSSIGKMGVSYMEMALSDFYESHRNYKTRLALFAKNSMEDVIEATAAAIELINKEEVEAIVGPQNSMQAAFMADLGKKSQGVLIHSDDEYGEGFLPSMRDALGETNIRVAYETAIPQSASDDRIAKELYKLMTMQTRVFVVHMLPELGSRLFAMAKEIGMMGSGYVWIITDGMSNFLSRIDDSSMVAMSGALGVRTYIPRTEKLEAFQMRWRRKFEKEISELNIFGLRAYDAIFALAKAVESVGTTEFIFEKSNVSSKFTDLDNLGVSRNGPRLSEALSKTHFKGLAGDFRMVEMKLKSSTYEIINIRHEKNITVVGYWTPENGLTQTLDFMKTNSNTSVTNLSRIIWPGDDPNSFSFPKGWENPTNEKKLRIGIPVKSGVSKFVRARRDPVTGWTKRTGYSIDIFEAVIKTLPYAVLYEYVPFANATGAMAGSYDDLVNQVYSGVYDAVVGDVSIRESRSLHVDFTFPYSESSVSMVVLFRDIKNKKAWLFLKPLTLDLWLTSAFFFAFIGLVVWILEHRINEDFRGPPSHEIGTSFWFSFSTMVYAQREKVESNLARFVVIVWLFVVFILTQGYTASLTSLLTVQKLEPTFTDMKQLKEQKLNVGYPHGSFVQALLIAQGFDPSKLVNYNNMEHCGSLLLNRTIAAAFDEIPYLKVLTTTYCTNCTIVGSTIKSNGFGYVFPKGSQLGRDVSKGILNIMESGVLQEIEDKWFKGNISSPDPNSLISTTLGLESFWGLFLVIGAVSSSAIVIALANFLYEHRHVLKLSTISLWKRLLLLLEIFNEKDMSSPALRKKRQDETPEVKDVRFEPHPSPSCDSSYRNGGLSPCNFDDFHGDQNATPSNHHLSRE, from the exons ATGACGTTTCGCGGCAATTCTCAGTTCGACTTGACCAATTCCAGTCCACAAGACTATTTCTCCGACCTCTGTTCCGTGTCAACCCATGTCAATGGCCCAACACCATGGCTGAAGAAATTTCCTCAATTTTTCTCCTCGtttcaatttcatcttcatttcaCCCTACCCATCAAATCATTTGATGAGCTTCGGTTCCATAGGCCGTCATTGAATGAAACCCCTTTTGAAGCTTTTCTAAGCTCGGCAATGGAAAGCCTCTCCATCTTCTCAACTTTCATCATCTTCCTTTCACTCTGTTTTGGGCTTCGAGCTTTCTCTGTCATGGCGGATGATGAGGCTGTTACAGTGAAGGTCGGGCTCGTTCTTGACTCCGATTCGTCAATTGGGAAAATGGGGGTTAGTTATATGGAAATGGCTCTCTCTGACTTCTATGAATCTCATAGAAATTACAAGACCAGGTTGGCTCTGTTCGCCAAAAACTCCATGGAAGATGTTATTGAAGCTACTGCTGCAG CTATAGAGTTAATCAACAAGGAAGAGGTGGAAGCCATTGTTGGGCCACAGAATTCGATGCAAGCAGCTTTCATGGCTGATCTTGGGAAAAAATCTCAG GGGGTGCTCATTCACTCTGACGATGAATATGGCGAAGGGTTTTTGCCTTCCATGAGAGACGCCCTGGGAGAGACTAACATTCGAGTAGCTTACGAGACTGCGATTCCTCAATCTGCATCTGATGACAGAATCGCTAAAGAGCTTTACAAATTGATGACTATGCAAACAAGGGTTTTCGTTGTTCATATGTTACCAGAGCTTGGTTCTCGTCTTTTCGCCATGGCTAAGGAGATTGGGATGATGGGGTCGGGTTATGTTTGGATTATAACTGATGGGATGAGTAATTTTCTCTCTCGGATTGATGATTCCTCCATGGTAGCCATGAGTGGAGCTTTAGGTGTGAGGACTTACATTCCCAGAACAGAAAAACTTGAAGCTTTTCAGATGCGATGGAGAAggaaatttgagaaagaaatttcTGAACTGAATATATTTGGGTTACGAGCTTATGATGCTATTTTTGCTCTAGCTAAGGCTGTGGAGAGTGTTGGAACCACAGAGTTCATCTTTGAGAAGTCAAATGTTTCTAGCAAATTTACTGATCTTGACAATCTAGGGGTCTCTCGAAATGGTCCAAGGTTGTCTGAAGCATTGTCTAAAACACATTTCAAAGGGCTTGCAGGAGACTTCAGAATggttgaaatgaaattgaaatcatCAACTTATGAGATTATAAATATCCGTCATGAAAAGAATATTACGGTGGTTGGATACTGGACGCCAGAAAATGGTCTGACACAAACATTAGACTTCATGAAAACTAATTCAAACACTTCTGTTACTAATCTTAGCCGTATCATATGGCCAGGGGATGACCCCAATTCTTTCAGTTTCCCAAAAGGTTGGGAGAACccaacaaatgaaaagaagcTGAGAATAGGAATTCCAGTAAAATCTGGAGTCAGTAAATTTGTTAGAGCGAGAAGGGACCCAGTGACTGGCTGGACAAAGAGAACAGGGTATAGCATTGATATCTTCGAAGCTGTAATTAAAACACTACCGTATGCTGTTTTGTATGAGTACGTTCCATTTGCAAATGCTACAGGAGCAATGGCTGGTAGCTATGACGACTTGGTCAATCAAGTATACTCTGGG GTATATGATGCAGTCGTGGGAGACGTATCCATTAGAGAAAGTAGGTCCCTACATGTGGACTTCACATTCCCATACTCTGAATCTAGTGTATCGATGGTTGTACTATTTCGAGatatcaagaacaaaaaagcTTGGCTTTTCTTGAAGCCTTTGACATTGGACCTTTGGTTGACAAGTGCTTTCTTTTTTGCCTTTATTGGATTGGTCGTCTGGATTCTTGAGCACAGAATCAATGAAGATTTCAGAGGTCCCCCCTCGCACGAAATTGGGACAAGCTTCTGGTTTTCTTTCTCAACTATGGTTTATGCTCAAA GGGAGAAGGTGGAAAGCAACTTGGCTAGATTTGTGGTAATAGTTTGGCTGTTTGTGGTGTTCATATTGACTCAAGGTTACACGGCCAGTCTCACGTCTCTACTAACGGTTCAAAAACTAGAGCCAACTTTTACTGATATGAAACAGCTAAAGGAACAGAAGCTGAATGTTGGATACCCACATGGTTCTTTTGTTCAAGCATTGCTGATAGCTCAAGGTTTTGATCCATCCAAGCTtgtaaattataacaatatgGAACATTGTGGTTCATTGCTCTTAAATAGGACCATAGCTGCTGCCTTTGATGAAATACCTTATCTCAAGGTTCTTACAACAACATACTGCACCAATTGCACTATTGTCGGTTCCACGATTAAATCCAATGGCTTTGGCTAT GTTTTCCCCAAGGGGTCTCAACTCGGGCGCGATGTTTCGAAGGGAATACTTAATATAATGGAGAGTGGAGTTTTGCAAGAGATTGAAGACAAATGGTTTAAAGGCAACATCAGCAGTCCTGACCCCAATAGCTTGATTTCCACCACACTTGGTCTTGAAAGCTTTTGGGGGTTGTTTCTTGTTATAGGAGCTGTATCTTCATCTGCTATCGTTATAGCTCTGGCCAATTTTCTCTATGAACACAGACATGTCTTGAAACTCTCCACTATCTCATTGTGGAAAaggcttcttcttcttttggaaattttcAATGAGAAAGACATGAGTTCACCGGCATTGAGAAAGAAACGTCAAGACGAAACCCCAGAAGTTAAAGATGTCAGATTTGAACCCCATCCTAGCCCATCTTGTGATTCAAGCTACAGAAATGGAGGACTTTCACCTTGTAACTTCGATGATTTTCATGGTGATCAGAATGCAACTCCTAGCAATCACCATCTATCAAGGGAATAG